From a single Mangifera indica cultivar Alphonso chromosome 19, CATAS_Mindica_2.1, whole genome shotgun sequence genomic region:
- the LOC123203060 gene encoding putative UPF0481 protein At3g02645, which translates to MASMQSPRKFPQHQDWVIDIIRSLEEEFESNVDETSVAVSIFNMPKTLLLSKPEAYVPHMVAIGPYHHGRLELFEMERYKLISVKRTQKKLQRPCAKFHDLVNQFAEQDTIIRACFHRFLDFDRRTLSWMLAIDATFLLEYLQPYARRKGGGPQFTRVSSLTAHLIDYTRRKSAHQAILRDITMMENQIPLFLVKKVHVFYKHESDERDSDEEFVMMLMGFCKDLSPLKIRDNQRLRDECLSHSHLLELLYIAVTPEVVQTGAGIEEIGYQKAKGENHDDLHKEKSYLIKCFKAILAFMFFIYSSIIILLGRICKSKLFDIICTILKKLFRNKTKAIEAFMESTQDATEEAENVSSIKNETPSIEEIEIPSVTELSKIGVRFSPSEGGLESIKFDKNNGKFYLPVVDLDDNSDVVLRNLVAYEASVAPETMIFTRYVELMNGLVDTAEDVKRLREAGIILNRLKSDEEVANLWNGMTLSVKMTKVPVLDKAIDSIKKYYSGLWKVKMKMTMKKYLFNSWPVFTFLGAYLLISLSAVEAFCSVYKCSNWMNHL; encoded by the coding sequence ATGGCTTCAATGCAGAGTCCACGAAAATTCCCACAACATCAGGATTGGGTTATAGACATAATTCGAAGCCTTGAAGAAGAATTCGAGAGTAACGTTGATGAAACTAGCGTTGCTGTGAGCATCTTCAACATGCCAAAAACCCTTCTTTTGTCCAAACCTGAAGCCTACGTTCCCCACATGGTTGCCATCGGTCCTTACCATCACGGCCGCTTAGAGCTCTTCGAGATGGAGCGTTACAAGCTCATATCTGTGAAAAGAACGCAGAAAAAACTCCAGAGACCCTGCGCCAAGTTCCACGATTTGGTGAACCAATTCGCCGAACAAGACACCATAATCCGTGCTTGTTTTCACAGGTTCTTGGATTTTGACCGCCGAACACTGTCATGGATGTTGGCAATCGATGCCACCTTTTTATTGGAGTATCTTCAACCTTATGCACGCAGAAAAGGAGGAGGTCCGCAGTTCACTCGAGTGTCATCTTTGACGGCTCATTTAATCGATTACACTCGAAGAAAATCGGCGCACCAAGCAATACTTAGAGATATTACTATGATGGAGAACCAGATTCCTCTCTTTTTGGTTAAAAAGGTGCATGTGTTTTACAAACATGAAAGTGATGAGAGGGATTCTGACGAAGAATTTGTCATGATGTTGATGGGGTTTTGCAAAGATTTGTCTCCGTTGAAAATCAGAGATAACCAACGTCTCAGAGACGAATGTTTGAGCCATTCTCACCTTCTGGAGCTTCTCTACATCGCCGTTACGCCGGAAGTAGTTCAAACTGGAGCCGGTATTGAAGAAATTGGTTACCAGAAGGCAAAAGGTGAAAATCATGATGATCTTCACAAAGAGAAGAGCTACTTAATCAAATGTTTTAAGGCAATATTAGcctttatgttttttatttattcatccaTTATCATCTTGCTGGGACGAATTTGCAAGTCAAAATTATTTGACATAATCTGTACCATATTGAAAAAGTTGTTTCGTAACAAAACGAAAGCCATTGAAGCATTCATGGAATCAACACAAGACGCCACCGAAGAAGCCGAAAATGTTTCCAGTATAAAAAACGAAACTCCATCGATCGAAGAAATCGAAATTCCAAGTGTCACAGAACTCTCCAAAATCGGCGTCAGGTTTTCTCCATCAGAAGGTGGGTTAGAGAGCATCAAGTTCGACAAAAATAATGGCAAATTCTATCTTCCTGTAGTGGATTTGGACGATAACTCCGACGTCGTTTTAAGGAATCTGGTGGCATACGAGGCATCAGTTGCACCAGAAACAATGATATTTACGCGTTACGTTGAACTGATGAACGGGCTGGTTGATACGGCGGAGGATGTGAAGAGATTGAGGGAGGCGGGTATAATATTGAATCGACTGAAGAGTGATGAAGAGGTAGCGAATCTTTGGAATGGAATGACTTTGAGCGTGAAGATGACCAAGGTTCCGGTTCTCGATAAGGCGATCGacagtataaaaaaatattattcaggGTTGTggaaagtgaagatgaagatgacgaTGAAGAAATACTTGTTTAATTCATGGCCAGTGTTTACTTTTCTTGGAGCTTATCTTCTGATATCGCTGTCAGCTGTGGAGGCTTTTTGTTCGGTTTATAAATGTTCCAATTGGATGAATCATTTATGA